The following are encoded in a window of Esox lucius isolate fEsoLuc1 chromosome 14, fEsoLuc1.pri, whole genome shotgun sequence genomic DNA:
- the LOC114840866 gene encoding uncharacterized protein LOC114840866, with the protein MGRECLPFIFLMLLPVALVWANPPTLNTTSDLINIEFGHRFPRHGLHLLYFIAHELVVDDDDVIIPNFVPGRGDWGFFSYSDSKRVFPPLLDQNQQGYYSVGNLNLQISYSLPHFVTQSYRLALGSAERNRDRVVVRTSPNREYLEAVYITQCYPLNDPRSNQYDPQNTWQISPALLREIRNLSANRKDSLSVFLYTASYDVSSINFNNYCYYTGPDINIDQVEETSGQQPPIDYPAVNKRVTLSNSYNHVECFEILLEVKATDNGYARIRWSNIPDRLLDKGVQVNVCKDGSCLTLPIDMRSYGTYDSGESLNKGLSPRLQFIQTKSEMMCGPTYDDTDRKLPVDIKGFDASLQLYTKDGYACARLIIKNTFIDWKNKFGNSWVGFYSDHNKYNYNYDTHQWVTKFQPEREAEEHDMYVSCSNMAIRPEAQARFFLHKEYVSIAMTIPWER; encoded by the coding sequence ATGGGGAGAGAATGCCTTCCATTCATCTTTCTGATGCTGCTTCCTGTGGCCTTGGTCTGGGCAAACCCCCCAACCCTCAACACCACCAGTGATCTCATAAACATTGAGTTTGGCCACCGCTTCCCACGCCACGGCCTTCATCTGCTCTATTTTATAGCTCATGAACTGGTTGTAGATGATGACGATGTCATAATACCAAACTTTGTGCCAGGCAGGGGAGACTGGGGCTTTTTTTCCTACAGTGATTCTAAACGGGTGTTTCCACCACTGCTAGATCAAAACCAACAGGGTTACTACTCAGTAGGGAATCTGAATTTACAAATATCTTACTCACTCCCCCACTTTGTCACCCAAAGCTATCGCTTAGCCCTAGGTAGtgcagagagaaacagggacagAGTGGTGGTCAGAACGAGCCCCAATAGGGAATATTTAGAGGCGGTTTATATTACACAGTGCTATCCCCTTAATGATCCCCGTAGTAATCAGTATGACCCGCAAAACACCTGGCAAATAAGCCCTGCCCTCCTTAGAGAGATACGTAACTTGTCAGCCAATCGGAAGGAcagcctgtctgtgtttttgtatacCGCCAGCTATGATGTAAGTTCAATAAACTTCAACAACTACTGCTACTACACTGGCCCAGACATCAACATAGATCAGGTGGAAGAAACATCAGGCCAACAGCCTCCCATCGATTACCCTGCTGTAAACAAAAGAGTTACCTTAAGTAACAGTTATAACCATGTTGAGTGCTTTGAAATATTGCTGGAGGTGAAAGCCACGGACAACGGGTATGCTCGGATCAGATGGTCTAATATCCCTGACAGGTTGCTGGACAAGGGGGTCCAAGTGAATGTCTGTAAAGATGGAAGTTGTTTGACTTTACCTATTGACATGAGAAGCTATGGAACCTACGACAGTGGTGAATCCCTAAACAAAGGCCTGAGCCCCCGTCTACAGTTCATACAAACCAAGTCCGAAATGATGTGTGGTCCTACCTATGACGATACAGACAGGAAGCTTCCTGTTGATATCAAGGGCTTTGATGCCAGTCTGCAACTCTACACTAAAGACGGATACGCCTGCGCTCGTCTGATCATCAAGAACACATTCATTGATTGGAAGAACAAGTTCGGTAATTCATGGGTTGGATTCTACAGCGATCACAATAAGTACAATTACAATTATGACACCCATCAATGGGTTACAAAGTTCCAACCTGAAAGAGAGGCAGAAGAACATGACATGTATGTATCTTGTTCTAACATGGCCATCAGACCTGAGGCCCAGGCTCGATTCTTCCTCCATAAGGAATATGTATCCATTGCAATGACGATTCCCTGGGAACGCTAA